The Hemicordylus capensis ecotype Gifberg chromosome 5, rHemCap1.1.pri, whole genome shotgun sequence nucleotide sequence ATTGAGTGAAGGAGACCCTTGAACTGGCTGACAGACTAGCCTCTGGAGGAATGACTCCTGGCAGTGCACAAAGTGGCTTTCTGTTTTGTGTATTATTCCCCTCTTGTGACAACTGCTTCACAGAGACACATATCCAACACTGAACACAATGGAGAGTTTGCTCCATTAATTTAATATCAGGTTAATATCGGTCTCAAACGGCTTCTAGCCCACTGGCCAGCTGTGGCTACCGGTGTTTCCAGGAACAGATGAGCACCCAAGTGCACCTCCAACCCCAACAGACCACATGGGCCCATACGTGACAGGTACTGGCGATTACAAGACCAGGCAGACAGTTTGGCAAGTGCTGTGATCAGAGATGTGTGCACAAAAACTTTCAAATACCACACCAAGAAAtacagatcttggtgatgtcatAATATTTGTATACATTTGCAGATTATGCACAAAGTATTCCACTTCTGCGgtcagggggaagggcaagaagcCCATGCCCAACACTCAAGCCCCTTCTCCAACGGCTGGAAAATCTTATCCAATCATCCctttggctgacattcagacacTACCAACATGCTCTTGAGACAATCTCTGCAGCCACAGGGTCTAGAAACGTGCTTTAAAAAGATAGAATGGTGAGATTTTTAGAGAACTGAATTTTGTGCCTAAAATCACTTTCTGTGCTTGTGCAGAAACAGGGTTACAGTGTTCCcaggagggatgtgcatggaaccatggcggggtggttcgaaggcagtgggggtgccgctttaagagcggagacagggtgcacttacctctcccgccgctttccccccgccggcgtcaGTTTTTTAGAAAGCCCATTGGGatgacagcgtacctccctgggGCCCCATTGCCCTTGTCTTCCACATATGACCGGAAGTCATGGGCGCACATGCATGTGTGACATGCGCCCAGCAGTGCCAGTGTGCACAGGTGCgccagcaacttctggtcatatctggaagatgagggcaatggggcggcagggagacatgctgccaccccaatgggcttaaaaaaaacacctaatGCCGgtggggaaaagcagtgggaggggtaagtggaccctccccccactcttaaagggagacctgtgccgcctttgaaccagcagaactgctggttcttcaaaccggtttggaggcccataaagggcctccagaccggttccatgcacatccctagttcccagtaacagggactcccagatgttgttgactatcactccaataatccccagctgcaatggacaaAGGCCACTTTGGGATTAGGAAAGtggtagtcaacatctgggaatccctattactgGGAACACTGGTTACGAGCCCATCAAAGAGGCAGCTGCTTTTACAAGGCACCTGTATGGAATTGGAAGCAAGCGACACACTCTGCCCAACTAAGAGCATTCAGGAAGTAGCCATCTGGAGATGCTTGCAGCAGCCCGACAGTCACCATGGCCTGGACTGTAGAGCACACAAGGGAGTCAAGTGGAGGGACATAGAATTAAGGCATGAGTTTAGCTGAACCTCACAGAGAGATTTTTCCTCCCTGCAAGCATGGACTTTACCCACCAAAGAAGACAGACTACTAGGCAAACATTACAAAGTTGCAGTTACATTCTGGCTGCCCCCAGCGATTTGTTGTCCTCGGCAcattgctcagtaaagagaagaACTGAAACTGGGTTAGGATCACAAAAGGAAGGTGCTTTCCCAAATCACTTTTAAGGGCTAGAAGACCGGAGATGACCAACTTTTGCTCCGACCTGGTTTTATATCGGAGAGTCCTTCAAATGTCCATCATTCTGGGCTTGGGTGGAACTTTCCTTTTTGGATTCCAAGTCTCAATGATCAACTATACTTCACCATATATCAAGAAGTTCATAAATGAGACCTGGCTGGAGAGATACAATGCTCCCATCGATGAGGAGAGCCTCACACTCCTATGGTCCTTCATTGTGTCTGCCTTTGGTATTGGAGGATTGATAGGAACCTTCCTCTCAGGATACCTGCCAGCAAAATACGGGAAAAAGAACTGTCTGATATTTTGTAGCGTACTCATGCTAGCAACTGCAGTAATCATGAGCACTAGTAAAATGGCAAAGTCTTTTGAAATGATTCTGCTTGGACGGCTCCTTTATGGTCTGAATGCAGGTTTGGGCTGTTGTATTCAAGGTCAGTATCTGGGAGAAATTTCCCCCAAGCATCTCCGGGGTTTAACCAATGTCACTGTTGGAGTTTTAGCCAACCTAGGGAAATTCCTAGGGCAACTATCAGGGCTACGTGAACTTTTAGGGACAGAGTCCCTGTGGCCGATCCTGTTGGCCACCAGTGGGGCCACAGGACTGGTGCTGCTGTTTACCGTTCCCTTCTTCCCCGAGACTCCGCCATACCTTTTGATCCAGAAGGGAGATTTAGAAGGCTGCCTAAAAGCTCTGAATCAGCTTTGGGGTGAGGGAGACCATAAAGCAGAAGTAGATGACATGTTGAAGGAACAGGCATCTATCAAAAAAGCAAAAATCATGAATGTCCTAGAGCTCTTAAAAGACCATTCCATGCGACACCAGCTATGCTTGTTGATTGTAGTAGGAACAACATTATCACTTAGTGGAGTAAATGCCATTTACTTCTACTCCTCTGATGTGTTCTATACCTCTGGGCTTGATCCGGAACGCATCTCCTACGTAGCTCTTGGAGCTGGAGCTTGTGAGCTCTGCTCTATCCTCATTTGCCTCTTCACCATTGAGCATTTTGGCAGACGAAAGATGCTACTGTGGGGATATGGCCTGATGATGCTTGTCTTGGCACTCCTAACAGCTACATTGTCACTCCAACATCACTTCTTCTGGATGCCATATTGCAATGTTGCTCTCATCTTCctcttcatcatcatctttggatcagggccagctGGAGTAACATTCCCTGTCATAGTTGAACTTTTCACACAATCATCCAGGCCTGCTGCGTTAGTCATTAGCATGGGCCTCCACTGGACAGGACTGAATTTGATTGGGATGTTTTTCCCGTATGTGGTGAATCACCTGGGCACCTTCTGCTTTCTGATTTTTATGGGCTACATTGCAGTCTCATGGGTTCTCATCTTCTGGTTCCTCCCAGAGACAAAAGGCAAATCACTCATGGAAATTCAAGGGGAATTCAACCAATTAAaaatgggaaagaaaaaagaTACTGCCATAGAGAAGAACTCACCTGAAGAACTCATGTGTACCAGACTATAACAGGGTTGAGAAGAAGTGGCTTACTACAGGGACAACATGGATTACCACAGCTGGAGTGGATGACAGAATGCTAGGGGACACTTAAAGTCAAGGTTCTGAAAAAACACCATGATACAGCATTCCTCAGATTGTACTAATTTACAATGTAGGTTGGGGAAATTGCAAATTTGAATGCCCCTCTATGTTAGAAACAAGCTCACTCCCTACACACATAATCCACCACTTCAAGGAGAAGACTAGGTAAAAATCCTTCTCCTTGAAAGGCTAGTCACCCCAGGCAGAGAGTCTGCTGTGGGCAGTTTTCAAGCCAGCATTCTGAGGAGGTACAATCAAGGAGGACTGTTCCAAATTATTATTCTGTACATGGATCCCTAACCATGATCTCTGTCCATGATTCTAAGTGAGGGAAAGGTCTCTCTACAGAGGCAGGGGCCATCATTTGAGGGGGCTCCTAACTCAAACTACTTATTACCACATAATTGTATGTCCTCTGCACTGGAGAGGAAGTCCATAGCTCAACAAAAGCTATAGTTGTAGGAGAAGTCTATAGCTCAATAAGAGAGCACATCCTTGGACACTCTCCatgaaaatgtatgtatgtattgtatgttttttaacttttgtaaaccgccatgggattgtttttaatgaaagtcggtatataaatttaacgatAGATCGATAGATCAATGTATCTCAAATTAAAAGAACCCTGTATAGCGGAAGTAGGAAAGACCGCCACCCAAGGCCACAAAGTTCCGCTTCCAGTTGGTGCACAAGCTCTGGGCTCGAAGGACCAACAATCTGACCATGCAAGACAGCTTCATATAATTGGGATGGGGGCTACAATTTGGTCTCCCAATGGCATTTTTATAGGCTTACTGCTTTCCTTAAAGCGTGTCCAAAGGAAATGATtattattgttcaatttctatactgcttttcattacaataatcttaaagcagtttacaatataattaaaacacaaaagtacagatattaactATAAATACAAtgtctctatttaaaagtttaccCCAAGGGTTTTGAGGGCCCTGTTTAGCTTGACCTTGTCTCAGGAACTGCAATGGATGCCTCTACATAGCTTTTCTCCTGTTAGTTTTTAAACCCCTATAAGGAGACTcaaaaaaaagtttgaaaactCTGGCTCCAAGGAAATAGTGTCTCACCAGTACTGGACACGCTTACAACCACAACACCCATATGGGGAAATACGAGCATGGTTCAGATGATGTGAATTTGTTATTGTTTCAAATAAGTATTTTTCTGTGTTTACATGTACTTAGTTGCGGGGAAGTCAGCCTGGGATCTTCAGCATGCAAATCATCTGCTGtacaactgagctatggccttccctctctggagagctaTAGTACCAAACTGCAATTTttagttatacacacacacacacacacacacacacacacacacacacacacccctccctcacTCAGAAACAGAGTTGGGTTCCTGATCTCTGTTCACTGAAGCACATACATCGATACACAGCATTTCATCAATGCCATTTCCTACACCATGGGTTCCAAAACCTTGGTCCCCCAATGCTGCTGgaatacaactctcatcattctcaGCTACAATGTGACCaacattgttttaataatgtaacctgcctttcagggttttttttaactgttctgattgtttaattgttatttatgatgttttaattgttaattgatgttttacattgtttatatttctcttttaactgttattggttttaatgggtttttttaattgtaaaccgccctgagccactttggaagggcggtataaaaatcgaatgaatgaatgaatttgcctggaacagatattaagctaaccagcctataatctccaagatcccccctggatccctttttgaaaactggtcttacattggctactttccaatcctctagTAAAGAGCCTgtttgtagggataagttacattttttttgcaaggaggtcggcaatttcacatttcagttcttttaaggactctcaggtggatgtCATCtcaccctggtgatttgttaatttcttcagacagtttagtacatcatctcttgtcatctctatctgactcagttctttagcctctgtccctgagaagctcagttcaggcacaggtatatgcttggtatcctctgccatgaagacagatgcaaccTAACTTTGAGCTTGGATCAAGTAATTTCTGTATTTCTCATTTTCCTTCACCACCACACTATGAGAATAGAAAGCTACTCTACCCATTTTGCAGGCAGAGGGATTGACTGAGAGGAGGCGATTTATCCAAAGGTCCCTGCAATCTGATCACAAGGTTCAAAGAGAGAAGCCCATCACTAGCTGTAATGCTGACTTTGCCAAGACTAGTAATTTTAGCCCTCTGGTCATATTTCTAAGCCCTCTTTAAAAATATAGCACTCACAGAGTGTAAGCAGTGCTTTCTTTTGCCATTCTCTTCAACCTCCTTGATGGGGCCAGAAGAGCTGGTCCCACATGTGGAGGTAACTGTCTCAAGCCATTctcttgctggtttgaattcaacaTCACAGTTCTTCATTGTAAAAGACCTGGTGGATATTTTAGGCCTCCTCCCCCTGTTACTCACAAGCTGTGGCAAGCTGTGGTTCACTTGAGGCTCATGTTTTAACATGCAGGATACTAGCAtacaaaagggggtgggggagctgtttCTGGAGTTACTCAACCACCAATTGAATGGGCAGCAGCAAGGGCCACTCTCCAACCATATTCAGATTATTTTGCAACCAGAAACCTTTGACCTGGccaatttttttaagtttactgAACAGGCCTGAGACTGAGGGATCCATGTCCAAGGCAAAGGTCACACTGTCCATGACTAAAGCAGTCCCAAACGCTGCTACTGTACTGCTGGAACTGGCATTAAAGTGTCTAGAGAGGGTTTGCACTTCAGCTGCAATTCAGGGTTAGTAGCTGGCATATGAAGATCCAGGGCTCTGGATTCCAAGCATGTACTTGTGTTCTAGGTTGGCCAAAACTCTCTGCTCACACTCTCCAGTAGTTATTCTTGGTATCCATTGCTATGCAAGCTGAATAATGTAAGCATGTACAGTATACAGTACAGCACTGAGTGTGTAAAGTAGCGCACACATGCACCCAAGTAGAAAGAAACACtggtcttactgtgaagggttctttttcatagCTGAGGAGGTAATCCTCCATAGTATGGGATTGCAGGCTGAGCATGCTCCAGACAGGACCAATGAAAGAACTGAAGGCATGGCTAGCTTACTGTGCAAGAGGTGACCCagccccagttctgggactgaaGTGCTCAAGAGAACAGGGAAAAACAGAAAGGTTAGCTCAAATACAACAGAGTCAGTAAAACCAAATGAACCACAAAAGCCTACAAAGCTAATTTACCCTAGAAGTCACCTCCACTCAGAAACACCATGCCCCGCCCCACGCAAAAACAAGTCACGATTAGAAGTTGCAGCACACATCCTCGGGTGGGCTGGATGATCTCCTCGGCTATGaaaaagaagccttcacagtaagaccaatgttttTTTCTTCCACAGCCTGAAGAGGTCATCCTCCATagtatgggacatacccaagctaagAATGGAAACCAAATGGGAGGGATCAGAAGAGGATGTGGATCAGACCACTTGTTGTAAGATAGTGCGGCTGAAAGCCGCTTGTAGATCATCAAAAGAAGCAATCTTATAATGTTTGATAAGGGCCGTAATGGATGACCAGGTGGCCGCCTTACAAATCTTCACTAAGGGGGCATTTGGAGTGAACGCTGCGGAGGTAACCGCACTTCAGGTAGAATGTGCCTTGATTCCTGACAGTACTGGAAGATTAATGGAGTCATAGGCCACCAAGATGAAAGATTTTATCCAGGAGGAAAGAGTGACCTTGGAGACCTTAAGACCCAGGGATGACTGTTGGAAGGAGACAAAAAAGGAATCTGAACGTCGAACGGATTTGGTCCTGTGCAGATAGAGGCGGAGGGCCCGTCTGACATCCAGTGAGTGCCAAAGTTTTTCTttgggatgggaagggaaggggcaaaAGGAAAGCAGGACTATGTGCTGTGACCGATGAAAGGGAGTGTTGACCTTTTACAGGAAAATAGGGTCAGGCTTCAGGATTACAGCATCTGATTGGAAAACGCAGGATTCCTTCCGTGCTGACAGAGCACCTAGTTCCGACACCCTAGGGGCGGAGGTGATAGCCACCAAGAAGAGGACCTTTAAGAGAAAGGAAATGAAGGTCAACCTCCAAGAGaggtttgaagggggggggggttggtaagGGCATTAAGAACTTTGTTCAGGTTCCAAGTAGGGAATCTGTGGACAGGAGGGCCCTCTTAAGAGCCTCCAAAGATGGGGATGAAGTTGCAAAGATGAACTAGAATGTTAGCGGAGAACTGAAGACAAGGCCGAGGTCTGGCGTTTCAGGGTGCTGGGGCGAAGCCCCATGTAGAGACCTGCTTGGAGAAAGGAAAGGACCTTGGGAACACCTGCTGACAGAAGGTCCATATGTTTCCTGTGCGTCCATCTGGAAAAAGCTTCCCAAGAAGCCTGGTTTATGTGGGCTGTAGAGGGTTGAAACGAGGCTAGAATAATTTTTTGAACTGAAGAGAGATAACCCTACTTTGCTAA carries:
- the LOC128326471 gene encoding solute carrier family 2, facilitated glucose transporter member 11-like, which produces MTNFCSDLVLYRRVLQMSIILGLGGTFLFGFQVSMINYTSPYIKKFINETWLERYNAPIDEESLTLLWSFIVSAFGIGGLIGTFLSGYLPAKYGKKNCLIFCSVLMLATAVIMSTSKMAKSFEMILLGRLLYGLNAGLGCCIQGQYLGEISPKHLRGLTNVTVGVLANLGKFLGQLSGLRELLGTESLWPILLATSGATGLVLLFTVPFFPETPPYLLIQKGDLEGCLKALNQLWGEGDHKAEVDDMLKEQASIKKAKIMNVLELLKDHSMRHQLCLLIVVGTTLSLSGVNAIYFYSSDVFYTSGLDPERISYVALGAGACELCSILICLFTIEHFGRRKMLLWGYGLMMLVLALLTATLSLQHHFFWMPYCNVALIFLFIIIFGSGPAGVTFPVIVELFTQSSRPAALVISMGLHWTGLNLIGMFFPYVVNHLGTFCFLIFMGYIAVSWVLIFWFLPETKGKSLMEIQGEFNQLKMGKKKDTAIEKNSPEELMCTRL